agtgagctgctagaggaagtggttgaggcaaacAAAATGGTGTCATTTAAGATGTACTTGGATAGATACTTGGAGAGGAGGGACtcagagggatatgagccaaacaaggaaattgggactagatgAGTGAACACTGTGGTCAGCATAGACtcattgggccgaagggcctgtattgctgcATGGCACTATGTTCAGGTTGGCATagatgttgtgggctgaaggacctgttgacATGATTTATTATTCTGTGACTCGACAACTCAACATCATAGGCGAACAACTTACAGGCACAATTACCGTTTCTGGTCATACGGAGAAAGTAAGTTACCCAAATTTGCAGAATTTAGTAGTAAACAGCCAGAAGATGAAAGATGATatgctgttcctcagtctacATTGGAATTCTTAAAAGCAGTTCCAGAGGCCGTTGGCAGATGGGTCAGAGTGTGAGGTGGTTGGAGAATTAAAATGTCAGCCAGTAGTAAGCTCTGAAATGCCGCTGGAGAAAATCCTCAAAGCGGTCGTCTAATAAGTATTTGGTTTCTCCAATATAGAAGACACCAAATACAGTAGACTTGATTGGAAGAAGTGCAAGTGAACCATTTGTTTACATGGAATGTCTGGTTTAGTTCCCTGTTAATTGAAAACATGGCAACATCAATATCTACAATGACTTTAACCTTTAGTTCAATTTTCTTTGTCCAAACCTGGATATAAAAACTTTAAAACTTTGTAAACCAAGTAAAACAAAACAAGTATACCTCACTCTGGtttccctccaccttccctttcttccatgttttTCTGGCCTCCTCTATTATATTCTTTCTTCATCCACCCTTTACCTCCTCCACATATctcctcctagcttcttacttcatccactctTCCCCAACCCACCCACATTACTGGTTACCTGGCCTCACCTAACTTGCTagtttgtacttcttcccctcccctcccccccctacCATAATTTTTTATTCTAGCTTCTATGCCTTTTCCATTCTGTGGTTAGAATCATTCAGGAGGACGGGAACTCTGTTGTCTGTTAAGTATGAATTTGCTTTGGGTTTGATGTCTTTGTTCCACTTGCTCAGACACTGAAAGGATATACTGGCACTCTGAAGATGATAGGAAGATGTATCATCAATATCTGCCTTGAATTTACCATATTTTCCAGGGTTTTCTGTTGAATTGCAGTGTTGTACAGTGGGGCAGGATGGTAGAAGGCCTTTGTTTTGCAGATGCTAAGTGACTTGGAGCTCAGTCTCCAAATATTGACAAATGCAAGCATCATCTGGGTACTGCACCTCGCTGACTGATAACCTTAGTTCTGGAGTGGAAACTGTTCGGCACTTTCCCATTTGTCCTGGAAGTACACTTTAATCGAGTGTGACACTTGTAGATGAAGTGCAGAACTCCAACAAGAAACATTGAGAAAGATCTTAGAACGATGCCACTAGCCTGCACTGAGATTTTCTCAGTTGTGAACACATTGGTTAAGATAACAATTTGGATACAGAAAGTGAAGATGAATTTCTGCAGGCAGCCAGGTTTGAGAAGAATGCCCCATAATGCCTTTCAATTAAAGGAATCAAAGTTTGAAGGAGTTCAGTGGAGGCCAAGCTGTTGTCTTTAGTGCTGCTCCTAATATTTTTCATGGAGTTGTTGTGTGGCAAAAATCATATCCATTGGGCCTCTGAATGTACAGAATCCATGTGGCAATTTCGGGGCAGTTCTTCAGCAACCGTGAGGAAGTTTTTGAAGAACACCCTATCAATGAATTTCCTGGTGGCAGAGAGTGAATTACATAATATTGCAAATCAAGAAAGCTTCCCAAAATAACAATGACATAATGGCACTAGCAGGAAATTGATGGGCATGCGAGAGAAAATGGGCTAGGGAATAAAAATAATGGAAATGCTCTAAGAGTGGGGATATACACTTTTAGGTAAATATCCATTaggaaaatgaaataatataACACACGGTTTTGATTCTTGATTTCTTGAATAAACAGAGGGATTAgacatatttacaaatttcataCTTTATACAAGCTAGATACTCTTGGCATCTAATCCACCATGGACAAAGCCGTTTGGTCTTAATTTAACTGTGATCGCTAGCATCATACATTGCCTCCTCTTGACCAAAAGTACTCACTTCAGACACATCTTGGATCTTACAGATTTCTTTGATATTTTCTTAATTTTTGGTCCTCATTTTATACAATGAAAACACCTTGTGCTGCTGAATGATACAAATTGCAACAGTAGCAGAGTTTCCCACAACCCCCTGGTTTTTTCATCAATCATCTTAATTTGACCTGGACATGACGCCAGAGTTTCTGTAGTAATAGCTCCTGTCATTGAACCAATGCTGAGTttactctagcattttgtgaaGCTAAAAATTCTTTTCTATCTTGGAGGCTAATTCTATAGATATAGTTACCTTGTATACCCTTTCAGATGTCAATCTTTAGACTGGATGTTCTTATCTATTAATCCATAATTTCATCACATGATTTGGAAATGCACTTGAGTTTCAACTCCAGGTCGGAATTTTCAGGGTAACTATATAGTTGCTAATTATCTTTCCTGACCTCCACTTACTGGTTGCAGATTTTTAACTTTTAACAATATGTGATGGTGCTGTGTCAGGTTGCTTTTGTAATTTCTCTATTACTTCATTAAATGAGTTGCGGGGTATAGGTGTGCCAACTTCACACAGGTATCCAGCCCGATATCAACAAACTACATCATCTTCTTGTAAATATGTGTGGCCTCATTCTGGACATCTACATTCTCTCCATCTGCAGTGATCATGTTATTCATCAGAGATAATGTTTCCACTCATTCGATATATAATTGGAGGCTTCCTATGCCGTGTCATAACTGCAGTCATGTCAGTTTAGCTAAAGGTTGCACCTAAGGTTTGCTGTGATTAGTCAAGCACTTCACAGACTCACCCTATTGTTGCAGTCACTCGAAATCCTCAACAGCTTTCACTTTTAATGTCTGTGATTCTTTACTATCTTAGTAGCCAGTGCAAAGTTTGTGTGTTCAGTGAGTTCTTAACTTTTAACAAAATCCACTGCAGTCTGCACTGGCCTGCACAAAGGTGCATGAAGCTCGGAACATATGCATATAATTTATTCACAGGCTCTTCGCAATTTACTCACTGAAACTCCTATAAAACTTTGTTGCAATCTAGCAAACAGCTCATCACTGGTGGTATATTGAAAGGGTGGACGATCTTAAAGTATTAAAGGCCTTAAAGGGTATCCTTAATACTTTAAGACTGTCCTTAAGACACTCTTAATTTATTACTCATTAATCACAAGCAAAAATACATACAATGCAACAATAGCCAAATcaactgtcctgatgaagggtctcggccccaaatgtcaactgtacacCTTTCCatagttctccagcattttgtgtgtgttgcttggatttccagcatctgaagattttcttgtGCTTGTTCACATCCTTTACTTCAGTGGAAACATTACCTGTTTTCAGTTTTTGTGAATGACCATTTGTTCTCACATCAATTTTTAGCTAAACATTAAGAGAAGTGATTTTCATATGTACCCATTATATTTCCCCAATGACTGAACTTTCAGAGAAACCTATGTGACCCACCTTATAGATGAAgagtttagacaatagacaataggtgcagaagtagaccattcggcccctcgagtctgcaccgccattctgagatcatggctgatcattcactatcaatacccagtccctgccttgtccccatatcccttgattcccctatccatcagatatctatctagctccttcttgaaagcatccagagaattggcctccaccgtcttccgaggcagtgcattccacacctccacaactctctgggagaagaagctcttcctcaactctgttttaaataactgacctcttattctcaatccatgccctctggtactggactctcccaacatctggaacatatttcctgcctcaatcctatcaaatcctttaattatcttaaacgtttcaatcagatcccctctcaatctcctcaattccagcgtgtacaagcccaatctctccaatctctgcgtaagacagccctgccatcccaggaatcaacctagtgaatctacgctgcacttcctcaattgccagaatgtccttccttaaacctggagaccaaaactgtacacaatattccaggtgtggtctcaccagggccctgtacaaatgcaaaagaacatccttgctcttgtattcaattccccttgtaataaaggccaacattccatttgccctcttcactgcctgttgcacttgctcattcaccttcattgactggtgaactaggactcctaggtctctttgcatttctcccttacctaactcgacaccgttcagacaatactctgccctcttgttcctacTTCACATTTTTAGTACACCTGCATTCATTACAGATTGAGGGGTAGTTACAGAACTGTGTTTTTAGAAATCATTTCAGCTTTCTTAATATTGTGATGTCAGATCAGCAGCCACTTTGCACTCAGTAGGGTCCAGTAAACAGTAATGTGATATACACCACCTCATCTGTTTCTGTTGAGGTTGGAAGAGGGGTGTTGTCTGGCACTGGAAGAAGTAAATGCTCTTGGCATctttgattttcacttctgcaaaTGTAATTGGTGATGTGACGGCAGTTTTGGAAATTGTCCAAGGAATGGGACTTCTGACAATACAGTACCATTTCAATAAAGGAATGATTATTGGCCTAGATTACTTACTGAAACAGGATTTAAACTTCCGATATTGACACTGTTAATAAATAAAGAATATTGAAGAactattattttaattttgtttgcTTCTTCCCATTtctggttttagatttttcttctTCCCCTTGTTATTGCTTCATGAAGTGAAGAAAGAACACCAACTGTGCTTTTTGTAGGACCCCAGATAGTCCTATTGCGTTTGATGTTCAAAAATTTGCCATGTGTGAACCAGAAACAGTGTACTTCTTTACAAACTGTGTGAACGAGGGTTATTTTATGTTGTAATTTGGAGTCAGTGCTAGGCACAACCAACTTCATTTGATAATTTGAGGTTGAATAGCTGAGGTGGAAATTCACTGAAAATGCTTGCAAATAAAAATGATCATCATAGGAGTTTCCTTACAGGAATCAGCTTTATAAGCAAACACAAGGATCAATATTAGGTGCTTGTGAACACCAATTTGCACTTACTTGCTGTCAGCTAGATCTTGAGATTTTGCTATGGCCAGAGAaaggaatgcaaaaaaaaaaatgtccTAACAGTATTTTCACATCATGTAAAAAATTCTGCGGTCATCAGACAAATTTTACAGAATCAAAATGAAGTTTACTTTGCAACATTGAATGGTAATGTTATCAGTGAGTGAACTTTGCTGATTATATCAGATGCAAAGTTGTCTTCTTAAATAACATAGAGAGTCTGAGATTCAGCAATTGTGCAGCTGTTGAAACTTAAGAAGCTCCTTCAAAGCCACATGCTGAATTAACTGAAGAGCTTCTCAGCTGGAGCTCCTCATCCCATCTTTATAAAATCTGATGTAACTTTTGGTCAGATTGACACTGGCCATTCCTAACTAACCCTATGATTGATGAAGTCCACTTTTTAAACAGTTGAGATTTTTATTTCAGTTGACCTCAGGAAACACTGTTTTGTATCTTAAAGTCTTATTTTAGAAATGAGGGAGAAttatgatggcggaggggaagtttCTTCCAGTTGTTTTTCATTTGCATCGTGAAAAGCTTTCTTCCATTCATGAATTGTTTCTTTGCAATATTTTGGAGTTTTACCAGAATGGGAGTTgtgaaattgttcaaaattgtgtgttttttttgtgtgtttttattaTACTGCTGGCACAAATTTCCCCCGTAATCTTCTGCCTCTTTAAGAATTTAGAAACTATTAtggtggcatgaacatttctAATTCCTTTTTCCAATACAGGACTGATAAATGCTATGAACTCCTTCATTGTCTCATTAGGTACAACAGATTAGAGGAAAACATTTGCAGTTAGTTGGACATGCCCCTCAAACTCATCCTAAGGTCAAAAGTTAGCTAATTGCTCTTGACAGAGACATTTCAATCAGTAAACTATAAGTAACTCCTTAATAAGGAGGTCTTTCACATAATGCTGATGATGCTGCTTAATTCATTCATGGAGCTGGATTCTCATTCAATGTTCATTAAAATCGATGACTGGCAGAGCTATTGGATAAACCTTGCTCCTGAACCATTTGTGATGAGTCTTTGCTTGCATTGAACTATCAAAGCTGATAGAGTTGGCCATTTTGCTAGGGAAGTAAATGCAGTGGGATTAAGTTGTTCATTGGATATCCCAAGGGAAGGAGGAAACCAGTAGCCAAGAATGCATCAAGTATCAACAGCTGTTTACCCTAGACACAACTATAATATACAGTATGTGGCAATATTCTTTCATACTGCCCACGGATGGTATTCACTTCATATTACTAATGACTCTCTAGTAATGATGGAAAAAGGATTAATTTCATTCCATCAGTGTGGTTTTACCTTGGGGATAAAAAACACCAAGAAGTAAACAAGTGGACACACAACTAGAGTTCATAGTTTAAGTGGGAAAAGtgtgaagtttaaggggaatgtgagggggaaGTTTGTTTATGTACAAGGATGGTTgggatatggagggttatggtcccagtgcaggttgatgggagtaggcagattaaacggttttggcatggactagatgggctgaagggcctgtttctgtgctgtacttctctatgattctaaATGTTTTATTTCCAAATTATTGTCTGTATTTTCCAAATCAACAttatacaaaaacactgaaagccATCCCCAACCCCAACACTGTGATGGCACACTAGAACAAATTCATAGTTATACatgtgtatattaaaaaaagcaaATATAAGGGTACTGTTTGAACACATGAGCCTAGAACTTCATTACTCCTGCAGTTAATCTGTTGTACTCATTGTGCTACTGACTGTTTTGGTTGTAGTCCAACACTTAGCTGAACGGTATTGCCTGAGTTTCAAAGTTCCAGGTGGTACTGAAATAGTCATACAGAAGTATAGCACATTGGGTGGAACCAGGAACAGCAATATCATAGAGCAGAGCTGAGAGTCTGAAAGCAGGATTGGCTTGCAATCTCCAGTCAAACAGTGgaggaagagaagtttggatgaatTAGGAGCTGATTGCTGAGATGGATGGAGCTCAATGAGTCAGGCATTATCAAGAAATTGAGGCAGGAAAGGGGAAGGACTTGATTGAGTACATGCAAAGGAAGGGGTTTATTGATGAGGGCCTGGAACCAAAGAATCAGCAGATGCAGGATATCATACAAGTGTCAAACTCGGGTTGGGCAGGTGGTCTAGGGTTTGTTTAATAAAGGGGGGGGGGTCTGAAAGATAGAAAGTAATTAAATTAAGCAAAATATTGTGCTGTGATCAACTCAGGAATGCCCCCATTAGATTATGGGGAGTATTAAAACATTGTTAGGATAGGAATGCCCAGCAACGGTAAGAATATGGACTCATATCACCTTATTTCTCCTACCTACGTGCACGCTCATTTTAGAAAATTCATCGTCAGAACATGCATGAATCATATTATAGAGTGTGCAACCGAATTTAGAAGTGGCAGAATTCAATACAAACACATTACGAAAGAATTACATTCAAAAATCAAGTAATATTCAGACAAGCAGAGTTTCTAGAAAAACACTACACAATTAAATTGCTAAGCAACAGTTTGTTCAAGACTTTTATTAGGGTGGTTCTTTGCTGGTCCTAAATTCTAAAATCCAGAGATAGGCTCTGGTCTACTTTAGAAAAGAATAATAGCTGTAAATCATTTCTACTTTAAAAATTGACTGTGTCCATTGTTTTTCTGTTTTCTGCCCCTGTTTGAGGACCTCCAAGATATCCAGCTAAACTGGGTTTTTTATGGACCCAATCTATAACTGACATTCTGGAAATTATTTGATCAGTGTCAATGCACAGAATAATTGATGTTTAAATAACTTCACTTCTTTAAACAACATCGACAGTGAATTGAAAGTGCATTTACCTGCTATGACTATTTTACCTGATAAAAATCTGCACCTTGCAATCAAGTTAAAAGAAAACACTAATAACTGAGAAATAAATACCTTAAACTTGAATCATGTACAAAGCAGACTTTATAGATCAAGGTATAGCATTATCCAATGTTAATCTTTATATACCTTATGGATAATTTCACCAAAGAGGAAGTCTAAAATCAGGACTGTTTGAGATTAACAAGCTTACTAGAGAAATTACTATTTCAAGGCCAGCATCCACACAGGTACTAACTGCTCGGGCATGTCTAGTTGTTTCTCAGCACAGATGATATCCAAATCAGCTTTTGCTATGATATTCCTTAAAATATCGATGTCCCGAATTACACTACTGTCACTTTGGTCCAGAATACATCCTTGTCGACCAACATTATCTTTAATGATGATAACTCCATCATCCTTCAGGCTGTTCTTGCATCTTATTAAGAATAACATTAGGTCCTTATCAGTTAAATGTCCTGTAGTGGAAGAAAAATCAAAGGTAAATCCTAATAGTTTCAGAATATTTTtagtttctgttgtttttttattttgttgCATTGACTTTCTTAAACAATACACCATCTTCAGCCAAGAGAGTAGAAAGATATGATTTTCCCTGATTGTTGCAAGCTCTGTTCTGTAAGAGATTACGTGAGCGGCTCAGAGATGGCCTAACTGACCTTTTTTCACTCCTCATGAGGAAGGTCATATCTTTCCAAAATAGGATGATTGAACATGGTTCAATTTGTTTTTAAATAATCAAGTGTTATCAATTTTCCTTTGGGGTTCTTTCTTCATTGTTTGATTCTTTTATCTGCTCCATCAGACTTTGAATTTGATAATTAATTTCTTAGATAAAATATTCAGCAAATTTTAGTAAATGTGATGGCAATGTGCATCTCTACACACAGGAAAGGAAACAGAAGATTTGCATTTTTGTATTTATATAACATTTCTCATAACCTTCAACTGTTCAGATGTAGCTTACAGTCAATGAAGTAGTTTTGAAAGTTAAGTCATTGCTGTGATATTAAATATGCCACAACAATTTTAAGACTTAGTTTAATATTAAGTGCAAAAAAAACATTCCACAATCCTGCAATACAGTGTCAGTCTAAATTTTATGCTTAAGTGCCTGAAGTGGTTCTTCAATCTGCTAACTTCTGACACAAAACTCTACCAATGGAAGCATTGCAGATGTAAGACCATCCATTAATTTTGAACTGATGAAAAAAACTACCAATAATTTATAATTCAAGAAGTATCAACATTGCTGCAGTTCTGATATCAAAATTGCACACTTCTTTTCTAGTCATAACTCACCAGTCACCCACTGAATCCAAATAACATCGTACTTTTTAATAGGTGGAGTGAACCCCTGCAAGGGAAAGCAGAAGTAATCCTTCACTTTCTTTACATCTTTTCCGATGTAGGAAAGAGCTTCAAATAAAAAGTTATCCATCATGTCCACCATGTCCACAGAGGAGAAAACAGGCAGCAGGACATATCTGGAAACTCTGCCAATGCCAGAGCCACAGTCCAAAGCATACTCAGTATCAGACTTTCCTGGACCCTGTCAAAATTAAATGTACATTATTAGTCTATAACAGATTGATATTGGATAGCCACATAATCCATATTATTCTGTACAAATTCTGCCTGAAAATCACCCATAGTACTGGTGAAGTATAACATCAAACCCATGTCAAGTTTCAACCTGAAGGATTGTAAATGTCACCTCTATTATTTACTGAACAAATATTatatatataagaccataagatataggtgcagaagtaggccattcagcccatcgagtctgctccaccattcaatcatgggctgatccaaactcttccagttatccccactcccctgctgtctccccataccctttgatgccctggctaatcaagaaacatagaaaagctacaacacaatacaggccctttggcccacaaagttgtgctaaacatgtgcctaccttagaaattactaggttttcctatagccctctattttactaagctccatgtacctgtttaaAAGcgttttaaaagaccctatcgtatccacctccaccactgttgctggcagcccattccatgcactcaccactctctgagtaaaaagcttaaccctgacatctcctctgtacctgctccccaggaccttaaacctgtgtcctcttgtgttatccatttcagccctgggaaaaagcctctgactatccagaccatcaatgcatctcatcatcttatacacctctatcaggtcacctctcatcctccttcactccaaggagaaaaggtcaagttcactcaatctatctttctatggcttccatatacTTCcggtagtgaggcaaccagaattgagcacagaactccaagtggggtctgactagggtcctatttagctgcaacattacctcttggctcctaaattaaattcaattccttgatttatgaaggccaatatactatacgccttcttaaccacagagtcaacctgcacagctgctttgggcgtcctatggattcggaccccaagatccctctgatcctccacactgccaagagtcttaccattaacactatattttgccattgtatttgatctaccaaaatgaaccacttcacacttacctgggttaaactccatctgccacttctcagcccagttttgcatcctatcaatgtcccgctgtaacctctgacagccctccacactatccacaacacccccaacctttgtgtcatcagcaaagaacccatctatctttgccttaaatgcacccaatgacttggcctccacaaccgctcgtggcaacaatttccactgatttaccaccctctgactaaagtaatttctccacatctctgttctaaatggatgtccttcaatcctgaagtcatgcccttgtGCCCTCTGATATAATATACAGTAATATATCAATATATTACTCTTAACTTACAGAACTGCTTCTGCTTTTTGGTATTGGCTCTCATTTTGAAGATTTTCAAGCTGTATATGCCAATGTGTGTCTGTCAGGGAATGCAGCATAGGCTGATAATGGGTTGGAGGGTAGGGTTGGTAAACTTTTTAAGTTGGTGCTGGAGCCTTTGTAGAAGATGAGAAAGGAGGAGAAAAGGGACAAATTCCTCTGCTTTCCTGCAGGCAATCTGAGAAGTTAAGCTGCGATAACCATAAACAAAAACTTAGATTAAGTTATTTAATGCTGTACTCACACTGGGGAAAACAGGAGATT
The nucleotide sequence above comes from Hypanus sabinus isolate sHypSab1 chromosome 11, sHypSab1.hap1, whole genome shotgun sequence. Encoded proteins:
- the ntmt2 gene encoding N-terminal Xaa-Pro-Lys N-methyltransferase 2 translates to MEEELKWKKAHDAFKLRWDRTDECMCRNSMSFFLHKTIRSDFFSSYLFLLEGLPLVKLFALTSEVINGEMQFYARAKRFYEDVPATEEGMMGDYLELNSTDIEASCVFLKKFVGGPGKSDTEYALDCGSGIGRVSRYVLLPVFSSVDMVDMMDNFLFEALSYIGKDVKKVKDYFCFPLQGFTPPIKKYDVIWIQWVTGHLTDKDLMLFLIRCKNSLKDDGVIIIKDNVGRQGCILDQSDSSVIRDIDILRNIIAKADLDIICAEKQLDMPEQLVPVWMLALK